In Paenibacillus sp. JQZ6Y-1, one genomic interval encodes:
- a CDS encoding substrate-binding domain-containing protein, giving the protein MTNRRLFWWMAALLLVGSLYIIAYFMLLTSGTEKDRTLMIILKSNSAQSDFWQTVRSGAEEAARENDVRYTVTGPLDDQEVNVQLNALQEAIQTKPSAVIIAPLADQRVLTAIRRVMDAGVPVIVMDTPLYGPEAPISVASDHLQMGEQAGRMASYQTSGIPHTVVLGDYRSSAILQARMTGIHNILDSVPGSVTELYYCGESEQLAYVMMNKLLQQEPQLNAVIAANDVIAVGAARALKEHPQHKVNLVAFDSSFYEIQLLEERTIHALIVPKPFNIGYLAVQRALKHDESNSSHERLTLIPSTVITPSDMYAPENQKLLFPFDEK; this is encoded by the coding sequence ATGACCAATCGACGCTTATTTTGGTGGATGGCTGCTCTGCTGCTGGTAGGTAGTCTGTATATTATCGCGTACTTTATGCTGCTCACTTCCGGTACAGAGAAGGATCGAACACTGATGATTATTTTAAAATCCAATAGCGCGCAGTCCGATTTCTGGCAGACCGTGCGCAGCGGTGCTGAAGAAGCCGCGCGTGAGAACGATGTGCGCTATACGGTCACCGGTCCGCTGGATGATCAGGAGGTCAATGTGCAGCTCAACGCATTACAAGAAGCGATACAAACAAAGCCAAGTGCCGTGATTATTGCTCCACTAGCTGATCAGCGCGTCCTTACAGCGATCCGCCGGGTAATGGATGCCGGTGTACCCGTAATCGTCATGGACACACCGCTGTATGGACCGGAAGCACCCATATCGGTAGCCAGCGATCACTTGCAAATGGGAGAACAAGCCGGACGGATGGCATCGTATCAGACCAGCGGTATCCCGCACACGGTTGTATTGGGCGATTATCGCTCCTCTGCCATTTTGCAGGCGCGGATGACGGGGATTCACAATATTCTTGATTCTGTACCGGGCAGTGTGACCGAGTTGTATTACTGCGGCGAATCAGAACAACTCGCCTATGTCATGATGAACAAGCTGCTGCAACAGGAGCCGCAATTGAATGCGGTCATTGCTGCCAATGATGTGATTGCGGTAGGAGCAGCGCGTGCGCTCAAGGAGCATCCACAGCATAAGGTGAATTTGGTCGCGTTCGACAGCTCCTTTTATGAAATCCAACTGCTGGAGGAACGTACGATCCATGCTCTGATCGTGCCGAAACCTTTTAATATTGGTTATCTGGCTGTTCAACGTGCGTTAAAGCATGATGAAAGTAACAGTTCCCACGAACGACTCACGCTCATTCCGTCTACAGTCATTACGCCGTCGGATATGTATGCACCGGAAAATCAGAAATTGCTGTTTCCATTTGACGAAAAATAA
- a CDS encoding sensor histidine kinase, translating into MFRRRWVSRIPWKWHSLTTSLLIGFSGLILIVIALISLNNYRLTLDAAEQNSQVYIREIIRQVNSNLQSYVDNMQNISLLAMTNKDVTYYISSNSFIDENDSRPYEKRISDLFQNILYSRNDIASIMVFGYNGRIVSDRRITDLNPNVDVTKQSWYTQARDMDGRSIVSAPHVQNLIRGEYRWVVSLSRELKSNDGITPQGIFLVDMNLSVIDDICSRIYLGNRGYVFIVDNEGNIVYHPQQQLLYSNLASESIPKVLTTASGQSFTVDDDKGKRIYSVQDTGFGWKIVGVTYTGDLISNPTSIRHSIVLYALLGLGIAILVSLMLSLYLTRPLKRLQRDMKQVEQGNFTIRTPVEETNEIGQLGHSFNVMVSQIKQLMDQTVMDSEQKRKTELLLLQAQINPHFLYNTLDSIIWMAEQEKHEEVVDMTAALARMLRASINRKQELVPVMTEVEHVRNYLFIQKMRYRDQLDYVIDIPRELLPYPTLKILLQPFVENAIYHGIRNREERGLITVRAWQDQQDLVFAVIDNGTGMTEERVQQVLRGDLDHRSPSGIGVGNVNERIRLHFGEPYGITIHSSPDEGTTVYIRVPLIEEVTVS; encoded by the coding sequence ATGTTCCGCCGTCGATGGGTAAGCCGCATACCGTGGAAATGGCATAGTCTCACAACCAGCCTGCTGATCGGCTTCTCTGGATTGATTCTCATTGTGATTGCCTTGATCAGTCTGAACAATTATCGCTTGACGCTGGATGCTGCCGAGCAGAACTCGCAGGTGTACATTCGCGAGATTATCCGCCAAGTGAACAGCAATTTGCAATCCTATGTCGACAATATGCAGAATATCTCCCTGCTCGCCATGACGAACAAGGATGTCACCTATTATATTTCCAGCAACAGCTTTATTGATGAAAATGACAGCCGACCGTATGAGAAGCGCATCTCTGATCTATTTCAAAATATTTTGTACAGCCGCAATGATATTGCTTCGATTATGGTGTTTGGCTATAACGGGCGTATTGTGTCTGACCGCCGCATTACCGATCTGAATCCCAATGTCGATGTAACCAAGCAGTCGTGGTATACACAGGCACGCGATATGGATGGGCGCTCAATCGTCTCCGCTCCCCATGTGCAGAATCTGATCCGCGGGGAATATCGCTGGGTCGTCTCGCTCAGCCGGGAATTGAAAAGCAATGATGGCATTACGCCGCAGGGCATCTTTCTCGTCGATATGAACTTAAGTGTCATTGATGATATATGCAGCCGCATTTATCTAGGTAATCGTGGATATGTGTTTATTGTCGATAACGAGGGAAATATCGTCTATCATCCGCAGCAGCAGCTGCTGTATAGCAATCTGGCGAGTGAATCGATTCCGAAGGTGCTGACGACCGCCAGCGGACAATCCTTCACCGTGGATGATGATAAAGGAAAGCGTATCTATTCGGTGCAGGATACCGGCTTCGGTTGGAAAATTGTTGGCGTTACCTATACCGGCGACCTGATCTCCAATCCTACCTCCATTCGTCATTCCATTGTGCTGTATGCGCTGCTGGGCTTAGGCATCGCTATCCTTGTCTCGCTCATGTTATCGCTCTATCTGACCCGTCCACTCAAACGACTCCAGCGGGATATGAAGCAGGTCGAGCAGGGCAACTTTACAATTCGGACTCCTGTAGAGGAAACCAATGAGATCGGTCAACTGGGGCATTCCTTCAATGTAATGGTCAGTCAGATCAAGCAGCTGATGGATCAAACGGTTATGGATAGTGAGCAAAAGCGCAAAACGGAATTGCTGCTGCTTCAGGCGCAGATCAATCCGCATTTTCTGTACAATACGCTGGATTCGATTATCTGGATGGCAGAGCAGGAAAAGCACGAGGAAGTGGTCGATATGACGGCAGCGCTTGCCCGTATGCTGCGTGCCAGCATTAATCGCAAACAGGAGCTGGTGCCGGTGATGACTGAGGTGGAGCATGTACGCAATTATTTATTCATTCAAAAGATGCGCTATCGGGATCAGTTGGATTATGTGATTGATATTCCGCGTGAGCTGCTGCCCTATCCCACGCTAAAAATTTTGCTACAGCCTTTTGTGGAAAATGCCATTTATCATGGGATTCGCAATCGCGAGGAACGCGGGCTGATTACAGTGCGTGCATGGCAGGATCAACAGGATCTTGTATTTGCTGTTATCGACAACGGGACCGGCATGACAGAAGAACGCGTACAGCAGGTGCTTCGCGGCGATCTAGATCATCGCAGCCCAAGTGGCATCGGGGTTGGCAATGTGAATGAACGGATTCGGCTTCATTTTGGAGAGCCGTATGGGATTACGATTCATAGCTCTCCCGATGAAGGTACTACCGTATACATCCGAGTGCCGCTGATTGAGGAAGTGACGGTATCATGA
- a CDS encoding DUF4334 domain-containing protein — protein MLETLEPQFWSMTYQDRITPQEAFDLYDELDAVELNDMIGVWRGFELHTGHPMEGALEKLHWYGKAFHSADNVDPLLFYKRNGQTFAADPGRIFDKMKIVPSDGGEGRLRMVEHRGRITSTLVYDHLPIMDHFRKVSTDVIMGIMDMKGSRDPYFFYLKKIR, from the coding sequence ATGCTCGAAACACTGGAACCGCAATTTTGGAGCATGACCTATCAAGATCGTATTACACCGCAGGAAGCCTTTGATCTGTACGACGAGCTGGATGCCGTCGAACTGAACGATATGATTGGTGTATGGCGCGGCTTCGAGCTGCATACGGGACATCCAATGGAGGGTGCGCTGGAGAAATTGCACTGGTATGGCAAGGCATTTCATTCGGCTGACAATGTAGATCCGCTGCTGTTCTACAAACGCAACGGTCAAACGTTTGCTGCCGATCCGGGTCGCATTTTCGATAAAATGAAGATTGTACCGAGCGATGGTGGTGAAGGTAGACTCCGTATGGTCGAGCATCGCGGTCGTATTACAAGCACGCTTGTATATGATCATTTGCCGATTATGGATCACTTCCGCAAAGTGAGCACGGACGTGATTATGGGCATCATGGATATGAAGGGTAGCCGTGATCCGTACTTCTTTTACCTGAAAAAGATCCGTTGA
- a CDS encoding carbohydrate ABC transporter permease: MGLRHPIFKIIFYIILVLWAIAVLYPLLWTLLDALKDNEQFYTKAPWALPDVPLLWSNFTYVWSEYNFGTYFINSIVVTIGSTLLGLILSATSAYVIARYPFKGSNVLFLFYISSMMVPFSLALIPLFFLMNRLNLVNTSIGLILVYATTLIAFGIFILVGFFKGLPKELEEAAAMDGASYFGTFFRVMLPLSQPGLVTVAIVNVLNIWNEYFVGLVLVNDPEHYTLPIGIAVMQAEMQYRTEWGPLFAGLFISIVPVLIMYMFFQRQIASGITAGAVK; the protein is encoded by the coding sequence ATGGGCTTACGCCATCCGATATTCAAGATTATTTTCTACATCATTCTCGTGCTCTGGGCGATTGCAGTGCTCTATCCGCTACTATGGACGCTGCTGGATGCGCTGAAGGATAACGAGCAGTTTTACACCAAAGCACCGTGGGCGCTGCCAGATGTGCCGCTGCTATGGAGCAATTTCACCTATGTATGGAGCGAATACAATTTTGGCACGTATTTTATCAATTCTATCGTCGTTACGATTGGTTCCACATTGCTCGGTTTGATTTTGTCCGCGACCAGCGCTTATGTTATTGCACGTTATCCGTTCAAAGGCAGTAATGTACTATTTCTATTCTACATCAGCTCGATGATGGTGCCGTTTAGTCTGGCGCTAATTCCGCTGTTTTTCCTGATGAACCGCTTGAATCTGGTCAACACCTCCATCGGTTTGATTCTGGTGTATGCAACAACTCTAATTGCGTTTGGCATTTTTATTCTGGTTGGCTTTTTCAAAGGATTGCCGAAGGAATTGGAAGAAGCGGCAGCGATGGACGGTGCATCTTATTTTGGAACCTTTTTCCGAGTGATGCTGCCGTTGTCGCAACCGGGGCTGGTTACGGTCGCCATCGTCAATGTACTGAATATTTGGAATGAATATTTTGTTGGACTCGTGCTGGTGAATGATCCAGAGCATTATACGCTGCCGATCGGCATCGCAGTCATGCAGGCAGAGATGCAATATCGTACGGAGTGGGGACCGCTGTTTGCGGGATTATTTATCAGTATTGTGCCAGTGCTGATCATGTACATGTTCTTCCAGCGTCAGATTGCTAGTGGCATCACGGCAGGTGCGGTGAAATAG
- a CDS encoding ABC transporter substrate-binding protein, producing the protein MSWKTKLSALSATALLSVSLLAGCGNDAGSSNSASSSGSGESSGTGLSGDFEIQYFVGGYGDAWWKQVTEDFQKANPDLNIKVSAGPKINDQMKPRWVAGNPPDFVYVDGAGLNVRQMIEDGQLEDMTDWFKTAKNIDGTPISDVLNQQPEQYDGKVYSIPLALSSWGVFWDQKFFDDKGWTAPKDFDSFLSVSDKIKADGVSPFIHTGIYPYYINNSILYPAIVSANNDDYSVLQKMAANDVTAFQSPAVMTALNQIVQMRDKGIIDPASVQLNHTDSQMLFLQHKDAFIANGLWMPNEMSKDVPDGFEFAFTPSITQKSGGKAVAVTSTATVGVASKAKNKEAAYAFIQFIFAKAQASQWAELAGAPSNIKGDISSSKAPEFVKQAAAALSSDQTVVVPTITFNADVEKAMNDATVALTIGTIDPNGWVERVSAAAQKAAQ; encoded by the coding sequence ATGTCATGGAAAACGAAACTTTCTGCCCTGAGTGCTACGGCACTGTTATCCGTTTCGCTGCTCGCAGGTTGCGGTAACGATGCTGGCTCCAGCAACAGCGCTAGCAGCAGCGGCTCTGGCGAATCATCCGGTACCGGCTTGAGCGGCGATTTTGAGATTCAATACTTTGTCGGTGGTTATGGCGACGCATGGTGGAAACAGGTAACGGAAGACTTCCAGAAAGCGAACCCCGATTTGAATATCAAGGTCAGTGCTGGTCCCAAAATCAATGATCAAATGAAACCGCGCTGGGTAGCGGGCAATCCGCCCGATTTCGTTTACGTGGATGGTGCGGGTCTAAATGTGCGCCAGATGATTGAAGACGGGCAACTGGAAGATATGACCGATTGGTTTAAAACTGCCAAAAATATTGATGGCACGCCAATCTCAGATGTGCTAAATCAGCAGCCGGAGCAATATGACGGCAAAGTGTACAGCATCCCACTGGCGCTAAGTTCATGGGGCGTGTTCTGGGATCAGAAATTTTTCGATGACAAAGGATGGACAGCGCCGAAAGACTTCGACTCCTTCCTCTCTGTCAGCGACAAGATCAAAGCGGATGGCGTCTCGCCATTTATCCATACGGGCATCTATCCGTACTATATTAACAACTCGATTCTGTATCCGGCGATTGTATCCGCGAACAATGATGATTATTCCGTACTGCAAAAGATGGCTGCCAACGATGTAACTGCCTTCCAATCTCCTGCCGTAATGACGGCGCTGAACCAAATTGTGCAGATGCGTGACAAAGGCATTATCGATCCTGCATCCGTACAGCTGAATCACACCGATTCGCAAATGCTCTTCCTACAACATAAGGATGCGTTTATCGCCAACGGTCTGTGGATGCCAAACGAAATGTCCAAGGATGTACCAGATGGCTTCGAGTTTGCCTTCACTCCATCCATTACGCAAAAGTCTGGCGGAAAAGCCGTTGCTGTTACGTCAACTGCGACCGTCGGTGTAGCCTCCAAAGCGAAAAACAAAGAAGCTGCGTATGCCTTTATCCAATTTATCTTTGCTAAAGCACAGGCTTCGCAATGGGCAGAGCTGGCTGGTGCGCCATCCAATATTAAAGGCGATATCAGTTCATCCAAAGCACCTGAATTTGTAAAACAAGCGGCGGCGGCACTAAGCTCCGATCAAACAGTCGTCGTACCGACAATTACGTTTAATGCCGATGTGGAAAAAGCGATGAATGATGCAACGGTCGCGCTGACGATTGGCACAATTGACCCGAACGGATGGGTCGAACGCGTCTCAGCAGCTGCACAAAAAGCAGCCCAGTAA
- a CDS encoding carbohydrate ABC transporter permease encodes MAAKSWQRYVFIASFIIPALLLYCVFMVYPIIEALYYSLFDWSGSSENKDFVGLDNFVNLFKDPIMWKAIGNDYFLVAGKMVGIMLLATFFAVALTRFRLKFAQFFRSIFFIPNVISVVVIGVLWAFIYNPQIGFLNSFLSLITGTQVTTAWLGFPFHTIWMLLPPTIWAGIGFYMILLIAAIQGIPESYYEASALEGASQWHQFTHITLPLIWEQIKVSVLNIMMTTLNGSFVIVMIMTNGGPDNSTQVMGSYLYQMAFQQFHFGYGAAIGVVILILSLITTIALQRIMRQEHVELI; translated from the coding sequence ATGGCGGCAAAATCATGGCAACGGTACGTGTTTATCGCTTCGTTCATTATTCCTGCGCTTCTGCTCTACTGCGTATTCATGGTATATCCGATTATCGAAGCGCTGTATTACTCATTGTTTGACTGGTCTGGCTCATCCGAGAACAAGGATTTTGTCGGTCTCGATAACTTTGTCAATCTATTCAAGGACCCGATCATGTGGAAGGCAATCGGCAATGACTATTTTCTAGTGGCTGGAAAAATGGTAGGGATTATGCTGCTGGCAACTTTCTTCGCGGTAGCTCTTACTCGCTTCCGATTGAAATTCGCCCAGTTTTTCCGCTCGATCTTCTTTATTCCGAATGTTATCTCGGTCGTTGTCATCGGGGTACTGTGGGCGTTTATTTATAATCCGCAGATTGGCTTTCTCAATTCGTTCCTGTCATTAATTACCGGTACGCAGGTCACCACGGCATGGCTCGGATTTCCGTTTCATACGATTTGGATGCTGCTGCCGCCGACAATCTGGGCAGGTATCGGATTTTACATGATTCTGCTTATTGCAGCGATTCAGGGCATTCCCGAATCGTATTACGAAGCATCTGCGCTGGAAGGCGCGAGTCAATGGCATCAGTTTACGCATATTACGCTACCGCTAATCTGGGAACAGATTAAAGTATCGGTGCTCAATATTATGATGACCACGCTGAACGGCTCATTTGTCATCGTTATGATTATGACCAATGGCGGACCAGATAACTCGACTCAGGTTATGGGCTCATATTTGTACCAGATGGCTTTTCAGCAGTTTCATTTCGGTTACGGGGCTGCGATTGGCGTCGTGATCTTGATTCTGTCTCTCATTACAACCATTGCCCTACAGCGCATTATGCGACAAGAACATGTGGAGTTGATCTAA
- a CDS encoding response regulator, with product MYKVMIVDDEAIIREGLRSRIDWQAHGFELVGDYANGREAWDAIQIQPPHLIISDICMPFMDGLELAAHVQQHCPDTKMVMLTGFDEFEYARRAIRLKVSDFILKPITAREIRELLLQIRVEMDERNRQHENIGQLQQQVSQGLPLLRERFWEQVFTTGLPLSEYTEQLHQLELPSLNAPYYVALLETLQSSNKNPQAGQSPDQQLEALCQLVRTCIQSTLPQQLICLPMVFHSRLLVLFAAAPGLNVSARSLRGDVEQLLTTACAAVEELTGEALSGGMGHGCDQPTQLPQAYAAAIHALDEKFLLPYTSPSLHTLINTTSTHHDPVQAAARLHDAEKQLLQSVRSGDMRLVTAHVQELAAQLREQQATRHECMQQFDTMAHLIRDWLVQIGDGIDFYGAWQQMNLIPPLHLVQLTERMATALTALGLQLHTASSSSSQHIQRALHHIEQYYANPQLSLQDMCTLTLMSTTRFSQAFKQHTGETYVEYLTRFRMDKAKELLQLTDYKFYQIAEKVGYTDPNYFSVSFKKHTGLTPRQYREQQRRAKELSG from the coding sequence TTGTACAAGGTTATGATTGTTGACGATGAAGCGATTATTCGTGAAGGATTGCGTAGTCGAATCGACTGGCAAGCGCACGGTTTTGAGCTGGTTGGAGATTATGCCAATGGACGTGAGGCATGGGATGCCATTCAGATTCAGCCGCCACATCTGATCATCTCGGATATTTGTATGCCGTTTATGGATGGGCTGGAGCTGGCAGCGCACGTGCAGCAGCATTGCCCAGATACGAAAATGGTCATGCTAACTGGCTTTGATGAATTTGAATATGCGCGCCGTGCCATTCGGCTGAAAGTATCTGATTTTATCCTCAAGCCAATTACGGCACGCGAGATTCGCGAATTGCTGCTTCAAATCCGTGTTGAGATGGATGAACGTAATCGCCAGCATGAGAATATCGGACAGCTACAGCAACAAGTCTCCCAAGGTCTACCGCTGCTGCGGGAACGATTCTGGGAACAGGTCTTCACTACTGGTCTGCCATTGTCCGAGTATACAGAGCAGCTGCATCAGCTGGAATTGCCATCCCTAAACGCGCCTTATTATGTTGCACTACTAGAAACGCTACAATCCTCCAATAAAAATCCACAAGCTGGGCAGTCACCAGATCAACAGCTGGAAGCATTATGCCAGTTGGTACGTACCTGTATCCAGTCGACACTGCCGCAACAGTTGATCTGCTTACCAATGGTCTTTCACTCGCGCTTGCTCGTGCTGTTTGCCGCTGCTCCGGGGCTGAATGTCTCTGCACGTTCGCTGCGCGGTGATGTTGAACAGCTGCTCACCACCGCCTGTGCTGCGGTCGAGGAATTAACCGGCGAAGCATTAAGCGGCGGAATGGGACATGGCTGTGATCAGCCTACCCAGCTACCTCAAGCCTATGCCGCCGCCATTCATGCACTAGACGAGAAGTTTCTGCTACCGTACACCTCTCCCTCTCTACATACTCTGATCAACACCACATCCACACACCATGATCCGGTGCAAGCTGCCGCTCGTCTGCATGATGCTGAGAAACAGCTGCTACAATCGGTACGCAGCGGCGATATGCGTCTCGTAACGGCGCATGTACAAGAGCTGGCTGCACAGCTGCGCGAACAGCAAGCAACACGTCATGAATGTATGCAGCAATTCGATACTATGGCACATCTGATCCGCGATTGGTTGGTACAGATCGGTGATGGCATTGACTTTTACGGTGCTTGGCAGCAAATGAATCTGATACCACCGCTTCATCTCGTCCAGCTAACCGAACGGATGGCGACTGCACTGACGGCGCTGGGTTTACAACTCCATACGGCGTCTAGTTCTAGCAGCCAGCATATTCAGCGCGCACTGCATCATATTGAACAATATTATGCCAATCCCCAGCTGTCGTTGCAGGATATGTGTACGCTCACTCTGATGAGCACGACACGCTTTAGTCAGGCATTCAAGCAGCATACCGGAGAAACGTATGTGGAGTATCTCACCCGCTTTCGTATGGACAAAGCCAAAGAATTATTACAGCTGACTGATTATAAATTTTACCAGATTGCGGAAAAGGTAGGCTATACTGATCCGAATTATTTCAGCGTTTCTTTTAAAAAGCATACCGGACTGACGCCCCGACAATATCGGGAACAGCAGCGCCGAGCAAAGGAGTTGTCCGGTTAA
- a CDS encoding extracellular solute-binding protein — protein MLLRLTVWLRAGLPALLLCLTACSAPTSLPEPEQQQQAVIKFVAADYSSGTKPMLEQLVRNFMRENPSISVQLQVVNWDIIDGVYTSMISEGDPPDLLNINMYARFAAHGLLNDMNTLMSDELKSKLSPRLTFMDRMNGKQYAIPYFATQRRLYYHPQLFQQAGIAAPPRTWSELEQDAAKLKQVGVAGFGVDLTENEIPAYLSYFFYGSGGGWIKDGHWTINSPQNVAGLTYLKRLVDRGLTDAEPTVTTRDEKQRIMGAGQLGMMISGNYLTTINSREFPGSHWASSQIPVRDGQPGMHFGVQDVLISFKTDHTNPAALSKFLDYLYNDEQYEQMVRQEGMLPVTTTVASRMVLQDPSLEQNMNELDQALFYPIQQPEWGDIIDMTRKMGDAVLYNGITPQAALDRVQRYAEQQQALYAHSRDIPSDDSP, from the coding sequence GTGTTATTGCGTTTGACCGTCTGGCTCCGTGCTGGGCTACCTGCTTTGCTGTTATGTCTAACCGCCTGCTCGGCGCCCACTTCCCTGCCAGAGCCTGAACAACAGCAGCAGGCGGTGATCAAATTTGTTGCTGCCGATTATAGCTCCGGCACTAAGCCTATGCTAGAACAACTGGTGCGCAACTTTATGCGTGAGAATCCATCCATCTCGGTGCAATTGCAGGTGGTGAACTGGGATATCATTGATGGCGTGTACACGTCGATGATTAGCGAAGGTGATCCGCCTGATCTTCTCAATATCAATATGTACGCCCGCTTCGCAGCTCATGGCCTATTGAATGATATGAATACGCTTATGTCAGATGAGCTGAAGTCCAAGCTCTCCCCCCGCCTCACCTTTATGGATCGAATGAACGGTAAGCAGTACGCCATTCCGTATTTTGCGACGCAGCGGCGACTATATTATCATCCGCAGCTTTTTCAGCAGGCTGGCATTGCCGCACCTCCGCGTACATGGTCAGAACTGGAACAGGATGCTGCCAAGCTCAAGCAAGTCGGTGTAGCAGGCTTTGGCGTCGATCTGACTGAAAATGAAATCCCGGCGTATTTGTCGTACTTTTTCTATGGTTCCGGCGGCGGCTGGATCAAGGACGGACATTGGACGATCAACAGCCCGCAAAATGTCGCCGGGCTAACCTATTTAAAACGTCTTGTGGATCGCGGGCTTACCGATGCCGAGCCAACCGTTACGACGCGCGATGAAAAGCAGCGTATTATGGGTGCTGGGCAACTCGGTATGATGATCAGCGGCAATTATTTAACAACGATTAACAGTCGTGAATTTCCCGGCTCTCATTGGGCGAGCAGTCAGATTCCTGTGCGAGATGGACAGCCGGGCATGCATTTTGGCGTACAGGATGTATTGATTTCGTTCAAGACTGATCATACCAATCCAGCAGCATTGTCCAAATTTCTAGATTATCTATACAATGACGAGCAGTATGAGCAGATGGTTCGCCAAGAGGGGATGCTGCCGGTAACGACGACTGTAGCAAGCAGAATGGTGCTACAAGACCCATCCCTTGAGCAAAATATGAACGAGCTGGATCAGGCACTCTTTTACCCGATTCAGCAGCCAGAATGGGGAGACATTATTGATATGACTCGCAAAATGGGCGATGCCGTTCTGTACAACGGTATCACTCCACAAGCGGCGCTGGATCGGGTACAGCGGTATGCCGAGCAGCAGCAGGCGTTGTATGCGCACAGCCGTGACATCCCATCGGACGACTCGCCGTGA
- a CDS encoding MFS transporter encodes MSISFRKSEHHVTGSHSPYSWKFPSILLIASGIAYTGDWVFLIALNLTMLNLSGAALAIAGLYMLKPFAALCTNGWSGSMIDRTNKRRMMISLDLTRAILIGILPLLHNVWMIYAVVLVVYMSSSMFRPTVMAYIVHLVPEVRLKRFNSIQSLINSGAFLIGPAIAGVLFLVMSPQSTIIVTAIGFLISALLTLWLPDLEPKLGKSRRSSMSEATSGAVTDADSTSVGSDSAPVDSDSATPDAKPESIRRARSPWTILREDWGQVYQFSHEVPKVMMIYLLFYLIMVLTAALDAQEVALTKQVLQVTDSQYSYLVSIAGAGLGVGALVNLLVVKRLHIRTLIGAGSIGVGIGYMMYAFGASFSMVALGFFVLAFFLAFANTGFTTFYQQHVPVHMMGRISGVYGLIIAVVQMVCVFVIGTLAQVWDIAGAVRLGAVGMLLVAIMLAIYTARSLNKINA; translated from the coding sequence ATGAGTATCTCCTTCCGAAAGTCTGAACACCATGTAACAGGCAGTCATTCTCCTTACAGCTGGAAGTTCCCTTCTATTCTGCTGATTGCCTCTGGTATTGCGTATACAGGCGATTGGGTATTTCTCATCGCGCTTAATCTGACGATGTTGAATCTATCCGGCGCAGCGTTGGCGATTGCTGGATTGTATATGCTCAAGCCGTTTGCGGCTCTCTGTACGAATGGCTGGTCAGGCAGCATGATCGACCGTACCAATAAGCGGAGAATGATGATTTCCCTTGATCTGACACGAGCGATTCTGATTGGCATACTGCCGCTACTACATAACGTCTGGATGATCTATGCCGTAGTACTAGTTGTGTATATGAGCAGCTCCATGTTTCGTCCGACAGTCATGGCGTATATTGTTCATCTGGTGCCAGAAGTACGGCTCAAGCGCTTCAATTCGATTCAAAGTCTAATCAATTCCGGTGCATTTCTGATCGGTCCCGCCATTGCCGGAGTATTGTTTCTGGTAATGAGTCCACAATCGACGATTATTGTAACGGCAATCGGATTTTTGATCTCGGCACTGTTAACGTTATGGTTGCCCGATCTGGAACCGAAGCTAGGCAAATCTCGACGTTCTTCGATGTCTGAAGCTACATCCGGTGCCGTAACAGATGCCGATTCAACGTCTGTAGGCAGTGATTCAGCGCCTGTAGATAGTGATTCAGCAACACCCGATGCCAAACCAGAATCTATTCGCCGTGCACGTTCACCTTGGACGATCTTGCGTGAGGATTGGGGACAGGTGTACCAATTTAGCCATGAAGTACCGAAAGTGATGATGATTTACTTGCTCTTTTATTTGATTATGGTGCTGACTGCTGCATTGGATGCGCAGGAGGTCGCGCTTACCAAGCAGGTACTACAGGTCACCGATAGTCAGTACAGCTATCTCGTCAGTATTGCCGGAGCGGGTCTGGGTGTGGGCGCGCTAGTGAATCTGTTGGTAGTCAAACGACTTCATATTCGTACACTCATTGGGGCTGGCTCTATCGGTGTAGGTATTGGCTATATGATGTATGCGTTTGGAGCATCGTTTAGCATGGTGGCGTTGGGATTTTTTGTACTGGCATTTTTCCTTGCGTTTGCGAATACGGGGTTTACGACCTTTTACCAGCAGCATGTACCAGTACACATGATGGGGCGAATTAGTGGTGTATACGGTCTGATTATCGCAGTAGTTCAGATGGTATGCGTATTCGTGATCGGTACGCTAGCACAGGTATGGGATATTGCTGGTGCGGTGCGTCTAGGAGCGGTAGGTATGCTGCTAGTTGCGATTATGCTGGCGATTTATACTGCACGATCTTTGAACAAGATCAATGCGTAA